From one Gracilibacillus salinarum genomic stretch:
- a CDS encoding ABC transporter ATP-binding protein, with protein MSLLEASNISKIYGSKRGVEHKAIDNLSLAIEKGEFVGVMGPSGSGKTTLLNMLSTIDRLSAGTLTINGEEINRLNKSKLAKFRRREMGFIFQDFNLLDTLTIEENIMLPLTLDGWKVKEMEKKLAEVAKQLGIDSILRNRSFEVSGGQMQRAAIARAIIHEPAIIFADEPTGNLDSKSSKQVMNALSQLHQHKEATTLMVTHDPYAASFCQRILFIKDGRIYNELVKGESRQAFFQEILNVQSMLGGDTDDLQKIRV; from the coding sequence ATGAGTTTATTAGAGGCTAGTAATATATCAAAAATATACGGCAGTAAACGCGGAGTCGAGCATAAGGCAATTGATAACCTCTCGCTTGCGATTGAAAAAGGAGAATTTGTCGGCGTGATGGGCCCTTCGGGAAGCGGAAAGACGACACTGCTTAATATGCTGTCCACGATTGACCGGTTATCTGCCGGGACACTGACGATCAACGGGGAAGAAATCAACCGTTTAAATAAATCGAAGCTTGCAAAATTCAGACGCAGAGAAATGGGATTTATTTTTCAGGATTTTAATTTACTCGATACATTAACAATAGAAGAAAATATTATGCTTCCCCTTACACTGGATGGCTGGAAAGTGAAAGAGATGGAAAAGAAGCTTGCAGAAGTAGCCAAGCAATTGGGGATTGATTCGATTTTGCGTAATCGCAGTTTTGAAGTATCCGGCGGGCAAATGCAGCGGGCGGCGATTGCACGGGCGATTATTCATGAGCCAGCGATTATTTTTGCCGATGAACCTACTGGGAATCTTGATTCGAAATCATCAAAGCAAGTGATGAACGCCTTGTCCCAATTGCATCAGCATAAAGAAGCGACGACTTTGATGGTAACGCATGATCCATATGCGGCAAGTTTTTGCCAGCGTATTCTGTTTATCAAGGATGGACGCATCTATAACGAACTGGTCAAAGGAGAAAGCAGGCAAGCCTTTTTCCAGGAAATCTTAAATGTGCAGTCGATGCTAGGAGGAGATACAGATGACCTTCAGAAAATTCGCGTTTAA
- a CDS encoding FtsX-like permease family protein, whose product MTFRKFAFNNVKRNFRQYLSYFFSCMFSVAVFFVYAVIMFHPEMEGHSFRQTVQRGITAVEIIIFAFSFLFVLYSTGAFIKSRKHEYAILMTLGIGKGQLNRLLILENTIIGLVSIISGLLVGTLFANIFIMGFSNLLDLEESLGFVISWKALALTVAGYFVMFEINTILVVWTLRLNSIVSLFKGARGPKKTPKFSWILSVIGLALVLVAYYLAATANLITIFKRMLIILALIVPGTYLLYTQFSVLLIHLLKKNKALYLKKTNLLTISDLGYKLKDHARLLFFVTILSAVAFTASGVIYGIYQSAETEASAYLPQDASFLSKGEENIAKMDQEVAKVTDGLKQEDISFQKLIVDRTQAQTMIDGEQIWVDLLSYSDYRALAELQGEAVAELGKDESLLLQYHYMAAYAPFKQDQLTLESEGNKVTLQAKAATNSILNPNFQTTYTVVVPDDTFSDFATVAEPNEQYRYVALFIDNWTSNAETIKEKLTLANSDITIAHATADQYLMFRNSFSYALFFGLFISVLFFLAAGSILYFKLYQDLDKDIQRYQSLYRIGLTVKEMKQSATRQVGYLFFTPFVFAVVHAGFAFWALQNMLDSSILLPSVLLISCYLLIYVIYFFFVRGLYINKIKQVM is encoded by the coding sequence ATGACCTTCAGAAAATTCGCGTTTAATAATGTCAAACGGAACTTCCGCCAATATCTCAGCTACTTCTTCAGCTGTATGTTCTCGGTGGCAGTCTTTTTCGTTTATGCCGTCATTATGTTCCATCCGGAAATGGAAGGACATTCATTTCGGCAAACGGTACAGCGCGGCATCACTGCAGTGGAAATCATTATTTTTGCCTTTTCATTCTTGTTCGTTCTCTATTCGACAGGGGCATTTATTAAATCGCGAAAGCATGAGTATGCGATTTTAATGACATTGGGCATCGGCAAAGGGCAGCTCAACCGCTTATTAATATTAGAAAATACGATTATCGGTCTGGTTTCTATCATTTCCGGGCTTCTCGTCGGGACGCTTTTTGCTAATATTTTCATTATGGGATTTTCTAACTTGCTTGATTTAGAGGAATCACTTGGGTTTGTGATCTCATGGAAGGCTCTTGCACTTACGGTTGCTGGATATTTTGTCATGTTCGAGATCAATACGATCCTCGTCGTTTGGACATTGAGATTAAATTCGATTGTCAGTCTTTTCAAAGGAGCACGTGGTCCGAAAAAAACACCGAAATTCTCTTGGATTTTATCAGTTATTGGTCTGGCATTGGTCCTCGTCGCTTATTATTTAGCAGCTACAGCCAACTTGATCACGATCTTCAAACGAATGCTTATCATTCTTGCACTGATCGTTCCTGGAACATATCTCTTGTATACTCAGTTCTCGGTATTATTGATTCACCTACTGAAGAAAAACAAAGCATTATATCTGAAAAAAACAAATCTGTTAACGATATCGGATCTCGGTTATAAATTAAAGGATCATGCCCGTCTCTTATTTTTTGTAACGATTTTAAGCGCAGTAGCATTCACTGCAAGCGGCGTGATCTATGGGATCTACCAAAGTGCAGAGACAGAAGCATCGGCTTATTTACCACAGGACGCTTCCTTCCTTAGTAAAGGGGAAGAGAATATCGCAAAGATGGATCAAGAGGTAGCCAAGGTAACAGATGGACTGAAGCAAGAGGATATTTCTTTTCAGAAGCTGATCGTCGATCGGACCCAGGCACAAACGATGATTGACGGAGAACAGATCTGGGTTGACTTACTTTCTTATTCCGATTACCGCGCATTAGCCGAGCTGCAAGGGGAAGCTGTCGCAGAACTTGGGAAGGATGAGTCCTTGTTGTTACAGTATCATTACATGGCGGCGTATGCACCATTTAAGCAAGATCAACTCACCCTCGAATCGGAAGGGAACAAGGTAACGTTACAGGCAAAAGCAGCAACTAATTCGATTCTCAATCCAAACTTTCAAACGACTTATACGGTTGTTGTACCGGACGATACGTTTAGCGATTTCGCAACTGTTGCAGAGCCAAATGAACAATACCGTTATGTGGCGTTATTTATCGACAATTGGACAAGTAACGCCGAGACAATAAAGGAAAAACTTACGCTCGCAAATTCTGACATCACAATCGCACATGCTACTGCTGATCAATACTTGATGTTCAGAAACTCGTTCTCCTATGCCCTGTTTTTCGGATTGTTTATCAGTGTCTTATTCTTTTTGGCAGCAGGTTCGATCCTTTACTTTAAGCTGTATCAGGATCTTGACAAGGATATCCAGCGTTATCAATCCTTATATCGAATTGGCTTAACCGTCAAAGAAATGAAACAATCGGCAACTCGCCAAGTAGGCTATCTATTTTTTACACCGTTCGTATTCGCTGTTGTCCATGCGGGCTTTGCATTTTGGGCATTGCAAAATATGCTCGATTCATCGATTCTTCTGCCGAGCGTTTTGTTAATCTCCTGCTATCTGTTGATATACGTCATTTACTTTTTCTTTGTCAGGGGCTTATATATTAACAAAATTAAACAAGTGATGTAA